From the genome of Nitrospirota bacterium, one region includes:
- a CDS encoding polyribonucleotide nucleotidyltransferase, producing the protein MKSVIKKCSKRFISGILSMAILLEVVSCGTILYPERQGQKSGQIDIAVAALDAVGLLFFIIPGVVAFAVDFNNGAIYMPSGQRRHLKIEGKALNPEQGAGEEIIKVKLEILNRESIQRTVAQQTGHQIRLDDHNLIVMKMDSGADIGRELSRLSSQNDKTMFVKK; encoded by the coding sequence ATGAAAAGTGTCATTAAGAAATGTTCAAAGAGATTCATATCAGGTATCTTGTCTATGGCTATTTTACTGGAGGTTGTTTCCTGTGGAACAATTCTTTACCCGGAGAGGCAGGGTCAAAAGTCTGGTCAGATTGATATCGCTGTAGCCGCACTGGATGCAGTCGGACTGTTATTTTTCATCATACCAGGCGTAGTTGCCTTTGCCGTTGATTTCAATAATGGCGCCATTTACATGCCTTCGGGTCAAAGAAGACATTTGAAAATAGAGGGTAAAGCGCTAAACCCGGAGCAGGGCGCTGGAGAGGAGATTATAAAAGTAAAGCTAGAAATCCTTAATCGGGAATCCATCCAACGAACGGTAGCCCAGCAGACCGGACATCAAATTCGGTTAGATGATCACAATCTGATCGTAATGAAAATGGATTCGGGAGCGGATATCGGCCGGGAACTAAGCCGGTTAAGTTCACAAAACGATAAAACTATGTTTGTAAAAAAATGA
- a CDS encoding type II toxin-antitoxin system HicB family antitoxin yields the protein MDRYEVIIYWSDEDQTFIAEVPELPGCMAHGNTQEMALVNAREAIQLWIDTANEFHEPVPKPKGRRLMLA from the coding sequence ATAGATCGGTACGAAGTCATCATTTACTGGAGCGATGAGGATCAAACTTTTATCGCTGAAGTGCCAGAATTGCCCGGATGTATGGCCCATGGAAACACTCAGGAAATGGCCCTGGTTAACGCAAGAGAGGCAATCCAGTTGTGGATTGATACGGCTAATGAATTTCATGAACCTGTTCCCAAACCAAAGGGACGTCGGTTAATGCTGGCATAA
- a CDS encoding DUF47 domain-containing protein → MFNFLPKEEKFFELFIESSKNIHRGGLAIKKVMEPGADIEKRVREVKDIEHQGDSITHEIIKKLNKTFITPIDREDIYALAGALDDVLDLTDAAANKMVIFKITQATPEARSLADIICQCTAEVVRTVSLLGKGEIDSAHFIEINRLENEADRVLNDALAKLFEEEKDPITILKWKEIYENLEEATDRCEDVSNILESISLKNT, encoded by the coding sequence ATGTTTAATTTTTTGCCTAAAGAAGAAAAGTTCTTTGAGCTGTTTATCGAGTCTTCAAAAAACATTCACCGGGGCGGATTGGCGATCAAAAAGGTGATGGAACCGGGGGCTGATATCGAAAAGCGGGTAAGAGAAGTTAAAGACATCGAGCATCAGGGGGATTCGATCACCCACGAAATTATTAAAAAATTGAATAAGACCTTCATTACGCCGATAGACCGCGAGGATATCTACGCCCTGGCCGGGGCGCTGGACGATGTCCTTGACCTTACCGACGCGGCGGCCAATAAGATGGTGATTTTTAAGATCACCCAGGCGACTCCCGAGGCCAGAAGCCTGGCCGATATTATTTGCCAGTGCACGGCCGAAGTCGTCAGAACCGTGTCCCTTTTGGGAAAAGGGGAGATCGATTCCGCTCATTTTATAGAAATTAACCGGCTCGAAAATGAGGCCGACCGGGTGTTGAATGACGCACTGGCAAAACTCTTTGAAGAAGAAAAAGATCCGATCACGATCCTTAAATGGAAAGAAATTTATGAAAATCTTGAAGAAGCGACCGATCGCTGTGAAGATGTTTCAAATATCCTGGAAAGTATTTCCCTGAAAAACACTTGA
- a CDS encoding inorganic phosphate transporter: MEPVYLLVVVIILALIFDFINGFHDSANAIATVISTRVMTPKMGISMAAIMNLIGAFAGTEVAKTVGSGLVAVEAVTQVTIISALIAAIIWDLITWYFGLPTSSSHALLAALVGAGIATGGFKVLIWGGLKKILIALLLSPLFGFAIGWLVMVGLYWLFQKSTPSTVTSISQKLQILSASYMAFSHGSNDSQKSMGIITAALVSFYSWKEFRVPVWVIILCAIAMAVGTAFGGWRIIRTLGLKLTALKPVHGFAAEMSAASVIEMASHIGVPISTTHTISASIMGVGATRRLSAVKWGIGINIVWAWILTLPACAVMAWFVCKMLKLIV, encoded by the coding sequence ATGGAACCGGTCTACCTTCTAGTTGTTGTCATTATTCTGGCGCTGATTTTCGATTTCATCAATGGCTTTCATGACTCTGCCAATGCGATTGCCACAGTGATTTCGACACGTGTGATGACCCCGAAAATGGGTATTTCCATGGCCGCAATCATGAACCTGATCGGGGCCTTTGCGGGAACTGAAGTGGCCAAAACGGTCGGATCAGGCCTGGTCGCGGTGGAAGCGGTGACCCAGGTGACCATCATTTCGGCTCTGATCGCGGCCATTATCTGGGACCTCATTACCTGGTATTTTGGTCTGCCCACCAGTTCAAGCCATGCCCTTTTAGCCGCGCTGGTCGGGGCTGGAATCGCGACCGGCGGTTTTAAGGTACTCATCTGGGGAGGGCTAAAAAAGATACTCATTGCTTTGTTGCTCTCTCCGCTTTTCGGATTTGCAATCGGTTGGCTGGTGATGGTTGGACTTTATTGGCTTTTTCAGAAAAGCACGCCTTCGACTGTGACCTCCATTTCTCAGAAACTTCAAATCCTGTCCGCCTCTTACATGGCCTTCAGTCATGGAAGTAATGATTCGCAAAAATCAATGGGAATTATTACCGCCGCCCTCGTTAGTTTTTATTCCTGGAAGGAGTTTCGGGTTCCTGTCTGGGTCATTATTTTATGCGCGATCGCCATGGCGGTCGGGACCGCCTTTGGCGGGTGGAGAATTATTCGTACTTTAGGCCTGAAACTTACTGCGTTAAAGCCGGTTCATGGTTTTGCGGCGGAAATGTCCGCGGCCTCAGTCATCGAAATGGCTTCCCATATCGGCGTTCCGATCAGCACCACCCACACCATCAGCGCTTCAATTATGGGCGTGGGCGCAACAAGGCGGCTTTCAGCGGTGAAATGGGGAATAGGAATCAATATTGTTTGGGCCTGGATCTTGACGCTACCCGCATGTGCGGTGATGGCCTGGTTTGTTTGCAAGATGCTCAAACTCATAGTATGA
- a CDS encoding co-chaperone GroES: MKFRPLHDWILIDQDSTVEKSKGGIYFPESAKEKTQTGEVIAVGEGKLEEEDDKKGKSKEKKEKKFVKTVVKPGQRVFFEKYGSTQVEIEGKELLLVRERDVLGYTE; this comes from the coding sequence ATGAAATTCAGACCGTTACATGACTGGATCCTGATTGACCAGGATTCAACCGTAGAAAAGAGTAAAGGGGGAATTTATTTTCCGGAAAGCGCTAAAGAAAAAACCCAAACCGGAGAAGTTATCGCGGTGGGCGAAGGAAAGTTAGAGGAAGAGGACGATAAAAAGGGCAAGTCCAAAGAAAAAAAAGAAAAGAAGTTTGTTAAAACGGTTGTTAAGCCGGGCCAGCGGGTATTTTTTGAGAAATATGGCTCCACCCAGGTGGAGATCGAAGGGAAAGAACTTCTTTTGGTCAGAGAACGGGACGTCCTCGGCTATACTGAGTAA
- a CDS encoding MarC family protein: MMTSFYFTFIPLFVAIDVLGVLPVYFTLTEGFPKETKKKIITQSIATAFMVAVSFIFIGRWVFLILGIRVEDFMIAGGILLLIFAITEILRQGERKILTGESMGIVPLGTPIIAGPATLTTALVLVGSYPIPLVIFSIFVNLIFAWFVFYEADWIIKVLGINGSRAVGKVAGLLLAAIAVSLMRRGIMGLLAS; the protein is encoded by the coding sequence ATGATGACCTCGTTTTATTTTACCTTTATTCCCCTGTTTGTAGCCATTGATGTGTTGGGTGTCCTTCCGGTTTATTTTACACTGACGGAGGGGTTTCCGAAGGAAACCAAAAAGAAGATTATTACTCAGTCGATCGCTACCGCCTTTATGGTCGCGGTCTCGTTTATCTTTATCGGCCGGTGGGTTTTTTTGATTCTCGGCATTCGTGTAGAAGATTTTATGATTGCCGGAGGGATTCTTCTCTTGATCTTTGCGATCACAGAAATACTGAGGCAGGGAGAAAGGAAGATATTAACCGGGGAGAGCATGGGCATTGTCCCGTTAGGCACGCCGATTATCGCCGGACCGGCGACCCTGACGACGGCGTTAGTTTTGGTGGGATCTTATCCGATTCCGTTGGTGATATTTTCGATCTTTGTTAACCTCATTTTTGCCTGGTTTGTTTTTTATGAAGCAGATTGGATTATTAAAGTATTAGGCATTAACGGATCAAGAGCGGTGGGGAAAGTGGCGGGGCTTCTGCTGGCGGCGATTGCGGTTAGTTTGATGCGAAGGGGCATCATGGGCCTCCTCGCCTCCTAA
- the hemL gene encoding glutamate-1-semialdehyde 2,1-aminomutase yields MTKSQILFRKAQALIPGGVNSPVRAFKAVGGNPLFIKKAQGSKITDEDQRTYIDYVLSWGPMILGHSHPVILAKIKNALKNGTSFGAPTALEVEMAQLIHAAIPSIEMVRMVSSGTEAGLSALRLARGYTKRDKILKFEGCYHGHSDSLLAKAGSGVATLGIPDSAGIPRDFAKHTLTVPYNDLDAVHKVMQKFGSQLAAVIVEPVAGNMGLVPPVKGFLQGLRELCDDNGSLLIFDEVITGFRVSYGGAQELYGVVPDLTCLGKIIGGGLPVGAYGGRRKIMAHVAPSGPVYQAGTLSGNPLAMTAGIAMLKLLRKKNLYRDLNEKTAFLVREIENAAKKENIPFSVNKFGSMFTCFFTPKIVIDYQSAKSSDTRKYGKFFSLMLKEGIYFPPSQFETSFLSTAHTEKDLEKTIKATRKVFKKL; encoded by the coding sequence ATGACAAAATCGCAAATTTTATTTCGGAAAGCCCAGGCCTTGATTCCTGGAGGCGTCAACAGCCCTGTTCGGGCTTTTAAGGCCGTTGGGGGGAACCCCTTGTTTATCAAAAAAGCTCAGGGTTCTAAAATTACGGATGAAGATCAACGGACCTATATCGATTATGTCCTTTCATGGGGGCCGATGATCTTGGGGCACTCTCATCCGGTCATTCTCGCGAAAATAAAAAATGCCCTCAAAAATGGAACGAGTTTCGGCGCCCCAACCGCTCTCGAAGTTGAAATGGCTCAGCTCATTCATGCGGCCATCCCTTCGATTGAGATGGTGCGAATGGTCAGCTCAGGAACGGAAGCGGGTTTAAGCGCCCTCCGTTTAGCCAGAGGATACACGAAGCGGGATAAAATCCTGAAGTTTGAAGGGTGCTACCATGGTCATTCAGATAGTCTTCTGGCCAAAGCCGGATCTGGAGTGGCCACTTTAGGGATCCCCGATAGCGCCGGAATCCCGAGGGATTTTGCAAAACATACCCTCACCGTTCCTTATAATGATTTGGACGCCGTTCACAAAGTGATGCAAAAATTTGGTTCACAGCTCGCGGCCGTCATCGTTGAACCGGTCGCGGGGAATATGGGCCTCGTGCCACCCGTTAAAGGATTCCTTCAGGGCTTAAGAGAGCTTTGCGACGACAACGGGAGTTTATTGATTTTTGATGAAGTCATCACCGGATTTAGGGTTTCCTATGGCGGGGCTCAGGAGCTCTATGGGGTTGTTCCCGATTTGACCTGTCTGGGGAAAATTATCGGCGGGGGGCTTCCGGTCGGCGCTTATGGCGGGAGAAGAAAAATCATGGCCCATGTTGCGCCCTCCGGCCCGGTTTATCAGGCAGGAACCTTATCCGGCAATCCTCTCGCCATGACGGCAGGCATTGCTATGCTTAAACTCCTGCGGAAAAAGAACTTATATCGGGATTTGAATGAAAAAACGGCTTTTCTGGTCCGGGAAATTGAAAACGCCGCAAAGAAAGAAAATATTCCTTTTTCCGTGAACAAATTCGGGTCGATGTTTACCTGTTTTTTTACACCCAAAATCGTCATCGATTATCAGTCGGCCAAAAGTTCGGATACCCGGAAATATGGAAAGTTTTTCTCCCTCATGCTGAAAGAAGGAATTTATTTTCCTCCTTCTCAGTTTGAAACGTCGTTCCTCTCGACCGCCCATACCGAAAAAGACCTGGAAAAAACCATTAAAGCAACAAGAAAAGTGTTTAAAAAACTATGA
- a CDS encoding HAD-IA family hydrolase gives MEEFDLLMFDLDGTLLDTKEDLARSVNLCLKELGFPEKDHQAIYGYIGDGVRKLLGKAIGIESGPVFENAIHVFRKHYMDHLLDTTRFYPGMEKVLEHFKHKLLAVVTNKPADYTSRIIDGLGIRNHFSLISGSVPGGKLKPDPQMLSDVMDDLEISPNRALMVGDGVNDILAARSAGAKSCAVGYGLTLPERLKEASPDYFCNDILSLIGLIK, from the coding sequence TTGGAAGAATTTGATTTATTGATGTTTGATCTCGACGGGACCCTCCTCGATACCAAGGAGGATCTGGCCCGGTCGGTCAATTTATGTTTGAAAGAACTGGGATTTCCAGAAAAAGACCATCAGGCCATTTATGGGTATATCGGGGATGGCGTGAGGAAACTTCTTGGCAAGGCCATTGGGATTGAATCGGGACCCGTTTTTGAAAACGCCATCCATGTATTTAGAAAACATTACATGGATCACCTGCTTGATACCACGCGTTTCTATCCTGGCATGGAAAAGGTTTTAGAACATTTTAAACATAAACTGCTGGCGGTGGTGACCAATAAACCTGCCGATTATACTTCCAGAATCATAGACGGCCTTGGCATCAGAAATCATTTTTCGCTCATCTCGGGAAGTGTTCCAGGAGGCAAACTAAAACCAGACCCCCAAATGCTTTCCGACGTCATGGATGATCTGGAGATTTCTCCGAACCGGGCGCTCATGGTCGGAGACGGCGTCAATGATATTTTAGCCGCTCGAAGTGCGGGTGCAAAATCCTGTGCGGTCGGCTATGGCCTGACCCTTCCTGAGCGTTTAAAAGAAGCCTCGCCGGATTACTTTTGTAATGATATTTTGAGCCTGATCGGATTGATCAAGTAG
- a CDS encoding insulinase family protein, producing MFFRITSAIILVTSLVMSAPAITLGDELSRRVIKHEFKNGLVLLMVERHTSPTISFNITYKAGSVNEQTGITGIAHLYEHMAFKGTEKVGTKNYKLEKPALDEMEKVFFQLKSERALGDRGDSVKIEKLEEALDVLEKKGESFAIPNEIGEIYGRNGAVGFNASTGKDMTQYVVSLPSNRLSLWIALESDRMTHPVLREFYKEKQVVLEERRLRYENSPGGKLYEALLRTAFWVHPYGLPGIGWTQDVQSLSASQTKEFFKTYYGINNIVIAIVGDIHPDQVIAEMAKTFGQISAPSLPPPVSLVEPLQEGERRVHIEYDANPILEMAFHKPGIGDPDQMIFDMIDSLLSDGRTSRMYKHLVTQKQIALTVGTDSATPGEKYPNLFVISAAPRAPHSPGELEKAIDEELNLLKKEPVTPSEFQKMINQFDGYLVRSLESNSGLASQLAYYEAVAGDWKYILKLRQEMEKVKPEDIIRVARKYFVDKNKIVATLSKPDVTVKAP from the coding sequence ATGTTTTTTAGGATAACGTCCGCAATTATTTTAGTCACCAGCCTGGTGATGTCTGCTCCTGCGATTACTCTGGGTGATGAGTTGTCCCGGCGGGTGATCAAACATGAGTTTAAAAACGGCCTGGTTTTGCTGATGGTTGAAAGGCATACCTCTCCAACCATTTCCTTTAATATTACCTATAAAGCGGGTTCGGTTAACGAGCAGACCGGAATCACCGGGATTGCCCATCTTTATGAGCACATGGCCTTTAAAGGGACTGAAAAAGTCGGAACCAAAAACTATAAACTTGAAAAACCGGCTTTAGATGAAATGGAAAAGGTTTTTTTTCAGTTAAAGTCGGAACGGGCCTTGGGCGACCGGGGAGACTCCGTGAAAATTGAGAAACTGGAAGAGGCTCTTGATGTTTTAGAAAAAAAAGGAGAATCCTTTGCGATTCCAAATGAAATCGGTGAAATCTATGGAAGAAACGGGGCCGTAGGGTTTAATGCTTCAACCGGAAAGGACATGACCCAATATGTGGTCAGTCTCCCTTCTAACCGGCTTTCCCTCTGGATTGCGCTCGAGAGTGACCGCATGACCCATCCGGTTCTCAGAGAGTTTTATAAGGAAAAACAGGTTGTTTTGGAAGAAAGACGCCTCCGATATGAAAATTCCCCCGGGGGAAAACTTTACGAGGCGCTTTTACGGACAGCTTTTTGGGTTCACCCTTACGGTCTTCCCGGTATCGGGTGGACTCAGGATGTTCAGTCTTTATCCGCGTCACAGACTAAAGAATTTTTTAAAACGTATTATGGCATTAACAATATTGTCATTGCGATTGTCGGAGATATCCATCCGGACCAGGTGATTGCCGAAATGGCTAAAACCTTTGGTCAAATTTCCGCTCCTTCTCTCCCGCCGCCTGTTTCATTGGTAGAACCTCTCCAGGAAGGGGAGCGCCGGGTCCATATTGAATATGATGCGAATCCGATCCTTGAGATGGCCTTTCATAAACCGGGAATCGGTGACCCTGACCAAATGATCTTTGATATGATCGATTCTCTTCTTTCGGATGGGAGGACATCAAGAATGTACAAACATCTGGTGACTCAAAAACAGATTGCGTTAACGGTGGGAACGGATTCCGCCACCCCCGGGGAGAAATATCCGAACCTTTTTGTCATTTCTGCCGCGCCTCGCGCCCCTCATTCGCCCGGGGAGCTGGAAAAAGCGATTGATGAGGAATTAAATCTACTTAAAAAAGAGCCGGTCACTCCTTCTGAATTTCAAAAAATGATTAATCAGTTTGACGGCTATCTCGTTCGGTCGCTTGAGTCGAACAGTGGTTTGGCAAGCCAGCTCGCCTATTATGAAGCGGTGGCGGGAGATTGGAAATATATCCTGAAACTTCGACAGGAGATGGAAAAGGTCAAACCTGAAGATATCATCCGGGTTGCCAGGAAGTATTTTGTCGATAAAAATAAAATCGTGGCGACTTTAAGCAAGCCCGATGTTACAGTAAAGGCTCCCTGA
- a CDS encoding insulinase family protein, which produces MKFPPLDFHPPKGERLVLPNGMILYLLEDHELPLINISATIQTGSFYEPADQIGLASLTGALMRTGGAGDKTGDEIDEILENLSASISTGIGGDSGYASLNVLTRDINKGFDLFADVLMSPRFSEEKLEILKNQEIENIRRKNDNPSPIAGREFAKLLYGAETPYAREATLETVSRIKRQDCVDFYSRYFHPDAMILGITGDFKKEEMVQKIANKFNGWKKRTEPLPSLKPIPVEFKPSVSQIEKALTQSYIRIGHLGVKQSNPDYYALSIMNDILGGQTFSSRLFKEVRTQKGLAYSVGSALNPGNMEVGTFFAYCQTMSKNTVKAISAIKENIKKMQETPVTPEELQLAKDSFLNSFIFSFTTPSQIVSRQIYLEYYHLPEDYMEQFRNEVSKVTAEDILRVAKKYLHPDGLTLLVVGDPDKFDQPLSVFGPVHTLPLSSN; this is translated from the coding sequence TTGAAATTTCCTCCACTTGATTTTCATCCTCCGAAAGGGGAAAGATTGGTTTTACCCAACGGAATGATTTTATATCTGTTGGAAGATCATGAACTTCCGTTGATCAATATTTCTGCAACCATTCAGACTGGAAGTTTTTATGAACCTGCCGATCAGATTGGTTTGGCTTCCCTTACGGGAGCTTTAATGCGAACGGGCGGAGCCGGCGATAAAACGGGTGACGAGATCGATGAAATTTTGGAAAACCTTTCGGCCAGCATTTCCACGGGAATCGGCGGGGATTCTGGCTATGCCTCCTTAAATGTTTTGACCCGGGACATTAACAAAGGCTTTGATTTATTTGCGGATGTTTTAATGAGTCCCCGATTTTCGGAGGAGAAACTGGAGATCCTTAAAAATCAAGAAATCGAAAATATTCGCCGAAAGAACGACAACCCTTCGCCCATCGCAGGGCGGGAATTCGCAAAACTTCTCTATGGAGCGGAAACACCTTATGCCAGAGAAGCAACCCTTGAAACCGTTTCAAGAATTAAACGCCAGGATTGCGTCGATTTTTATTCCCGTTATTTTCATCCGGACGCCATGATTTTGGGAATTACCGGGGATTTTAAGAAGGAGGAAATGGTTCAGAAGATCGCCAACAAGTTCAACGGCTGGAAAAAGCGAACAGAGCCCCTTCCCTCCCTTAAACCCATTCCGGTTGAGTTTAAACCTTCCGTCAGTCAGATTGAAAAGGCCCTTACCCAATCTTATATCCGTATCGGTCACCTGGGTGTGAAGCAGAGCAATCCCGATTATTATGCTTTATCCATCATGAACGATATTCTGGGGGGGCAGACTTTTTCAAGCCGGTTATTTAAAGAGGTTCGGACCCAAAAAGGGCTCGCCTATTCTGTCGGTTCTGCCCTTAATCCTGGAAATATGGAGGTGGGGACCTTTTTTGCTTATTGTCAAACGATGTCAAAAAATACGGTAAAGGCTATTTCCGCGATTAAAGAGAATATTAAGAAAATGCAGGAAACGCCGGTTACCCCGGAAGAACTTCAGTTAGCAAAAGACTCCTTCCTTAATTCTTTTATTTTTTCCTTCACGACGCCCTCTCAAATTGTTTCGAGGCAGATTTATCTGGAATATTATCATTTACCGGAAGATTATATGGAACAGTTCAGAAATGAAGTCTCTAAAGTGACGGCAGAGGACATTTTGAGAGTCGCAAAAAAATATCTCCATCCCGATGGATTAACGTTGTTGGTTGTTGGGGACCCTGATAAATTTGACCAACCGTTATCGGTCTTCGGACCTGTCCATACTCTTCCACTTTCGTCTAATTAA
- a CDS encoding gamma-glutamyl-gamma-aminobutyrate hydrolase family protein, translated as MKKKSHARPVIGITPDFNGNRNEFGGKEPTYFLRTRYADAIWDLGGIPVLLPFSEKKKATELIFSKIDGLLLTGSGPDLPPSLYGEKQKFRFPLIQPLRFQFEMGLCRLALKHHKPLLGICGGAQVFNVALKGSLIQDIPSQIQTSLVHRQKKPAVKKTHQVNISRDSLLFRILGQTLITVNSSHHQAIKKPGRSLKINALSPDGIVEGIEHVSHPFAIGVQWHPEWLYKTDISSKKIFTAFIQAAKASKN; from the coding sequence ATGAAAAAGAAAAGTCACGCAAGGCCGGTCATTGGAATCACCCCGGATTTTAACGGAAACCGGAATGAGTTTGGAGGGAAAGAACCCACTTATTTCTTAAGAACTCGTTACGCCGACGCGATATGGGATCTGGGCGGAATACCCGTTCTCCTCCCTTTCTCTGAAAAGAAGAAAGCGACCGAATTGATTTTCTCCAAAATCGACGGACTCCTCTTAACGGGAAGCGGACCCGATCTCCCTCCTTCTTTATACGGCGAGAAACAAAAATTTCGTTTTCCCCTGATTCAACCTTTAAGATTTCAATTTGAAATGGGTTTGTGCCGCCTTGCCTTGAAACATCATAAACCCCTGTTAGGGATCTGCGGGGGCGCTCAGGTGTTCAATGTCGCATTGAAAGGTTCGCTGATCCAGGACATTCCCTCCCAAATTCAAACCTCTCTGGTCCATCGTCAGAAGAAGCCCGCGGTGAAAAAGACCCATCAGGTCAACATTTCCAGGGATTCCCTTCTTTTCAGGATTTTAGGCCAAACGCTTATCACGGTGAATTCTTCCCACCATCAGGCGATTAAAAAACCAGGAAGGAGTTTAAAAATCAACGCACTCTCACCCGATGGCATCGTGGAAGGAATCGAGCATGTCAGCCACCCCTTTGCCATCGGCGTTCAATGGCATCCGGAATGGCTCTATAAAACCGACATTTCATCAAAAAAAATTTTCACAGCCTTCATTCAAGCTGCAAAAGCCTCTAAGAATTAA
- a CDS encoding tetratricopeptide repeat protein, translating to MKKRNRRFLIFGLLILLSAAGSCTEPSLSQKGYQALEAGNTQEGIFYLKEYLQKNPMDTKGRNNLAVAYLRQAHYDQAFKELQKVIAQDPKDATAHYNLALVYYYKKLFDEEIQEYRKTIALAPSHYGAHLNLGHALLGKGQKKEAIQQYQWVIEKDPENGKVFYTLGALFMDLTESEKAISMFKRYLELDPEGKFSKQAHAFLDKLNKKNFPHEKP from the coding sequence ATGAAAAAAAGAAATCGCCGCTTTCTAATATTCGGATTATTGATCCTCTTGAGCGCCGCCGGGAGCTGCACGGAGCCCTCTTTATCTCAAAAGGGGTATCAAGCATTGGAAGCCGGGAATACTCAGGAAGGTATTTTTTATCTTAAAGAATACCTTCAAAAAAACCCAATGGATACCAAAGGAAGAAATAATCTGGCCGTGGCCTATTTACGGCAAGCCCATTATGACCAAGCTTTTAAAGAGTTGCAAAAAGTCATCGCTCAGGATCCTAAAGACGCGACCGCTCACTATAACCTGGCCCTGGTGTATTACTATAAAAAACTCTTTGATGAGGAAATTCAGGAATATAGAAAGACCATTGCCCTTGCCCCTTCCCATTACGGGGCCCATTTAAATTTAGGGCACGCCCTTTTAGGCAAAGGGCAAAAGAAGGAAGCCATTCAGCAATATCAATGGGTCATTGAGAAAGATCCTGAAAATGGGAAGGTGTTTTATACGCTGGGCGCGTTATTTATGGACCTCACCGAAAGTGAAAAAGCTATTTCGATGTTTAAGCGATATCTGGAGCTTGACCCTGAAGGGAAATTTTCAAAGCAGGCGCATGCCTTTTTGGACAAGCTCAACAAAAAGAATTTCCCTCACGAAAAACCGTAG